In Sphaeramia orbicularis chromosome 14, fSphaOr1.1, whole genome shotgun sequence, the following are encoded in one genomic region:
- the LOC115432881 gene encoding calpain-2 catalytic subunit-like: protein MPGTCTSIINMRYQDGSEGSASNPAKFNNQDYEQLRDYHVRRQKLFVDSSFPPDSVSLGRLEALSGGMDRLVQWRRPKDILRNQGKNAAPVFSSAGTSRFDFGQGSVGNCWFLAAISSLTMHKKLMGQVVPMNQSFDNYAGIFHFRFWRYGKWVDVVIDDFLPTIGDQFISVHAKGGNEFWVPLLEKAYAKVCGSYADMNAGLTTEACKDLSGGVPMSYQLHQVHDANHDEELWRSLSNATGCNSLICCGTASKDGRIVNSIAHTGLVDAHAYSVTGVAEIPHRGSKVRLVRVLNPWGKQEWNGKWSDGSSLWNEVSREDRDKCVKRNDGEFWIELEDFCHYFNMLSLCCENPNFLDGDVTCQWKCMIYDGSWVAGSTSGGNLFRNTFYKNPQYRIQVSNINKTEVEDKNVLISLMQKGQHQNRKSAKNYPIGMTIFKVPPGTKQGRLRSYFFRSNRPIKQGQQYTYERELIEQHSLQPGEYVIIPSTSESHMSTDFVLSVYTKADAKIIPHDGHDDDDDDDDHDHDHDNGEENLVLPEIPTDGKHIEEDNPTRALFNRYADQNGELNGRQLQKLLNDNFPHGTWEGFGLDTCMSMITAMDNDKRMQLMSFSEFTDFWTKINKYKKLFRAHDVNGNGTLSDQELDSALRAEGIDTNNSLINMIVFRFAFFSSTDLQSFLTLMLRMEKITAIFKNKASNGVITLTQEEWTVISMYL, encoded by the exons ATGCCTGGGACTTGCACATCCATCATCAACATGCGCTACCAGGATGGTAGCGAGGGGAGTGCCTCTAATCCAGCCAAGTTCAACAACCAAGATTATGAGCAACTACGAGATTACCATGTCCGCAGACAAAAACTGTTTGTGGACAGCAGCTTCCCACCTGACAGCGTGTCTTTGGGACGCCTCGAAGCCCTGAGTGGTGGGATGGACAGGCTTGTACAGTGGCGCAGACCAAAA GACATCCTGAGAAACCAAGGCAAGAATGCTGCACCTGTTTTCAGTTCTGCAGGAACCTCCAGGTTTGACTTTGGTCAAGGCAGTGTGG GTAACTGCTGGTTTTTGGCTGCCATCTCCTCCCTGACGATGCATAAAAAGCTGATGGGACAAGTTGTGCCAATGAACCAGTCCTTCGACAACTACGCAGGAATATTTCACTTCAGG TTCTGGAGGTACGGCAAATGGGTGGATGTTGTCATTGATGATTTCCTGCCAACCATTGGAGACCAGTTCATCTCTGTGCATGCAAAAGGTGGAAATGAGTTTTGGGTTCCTCTCCTGGAAAAAGCATATGCCAA AGTATGTGGTTCATATGCTGACATGAATGCTGGCTTGACAACCGAGGCATGCAAGGATCTTAGTGGAGGTGTGCCCATGTCTTACCAGCTCCACCAGGTCCACGATGCAAACCATGATGAAGAGCTGTGGCGCTCCTTGAGCAATGCCACCGGGTGCAACTCACTGATTTGCTGTGGAACTGCATCAAAAGAT GGGAGGATAGTGAACAGCATAGCACACACTGGGCTGGTGGATGCACATGCCTATTCTGTTACAGGAGTAGCTGAG ATACCTCATCGTGGCTCCAAAGTGAGGCTGGTGCGTGTCCTGAACCCTTGGGGCAAACAAGAGTGGAATGGAAAGTGGAGTGACGG GTCATCTTTGTGGAATGAAGTAAGCAGAGAAGACAGGGACAAGTGTGTCAAGCGTAATGATGGAGAGTTCTG GATTGAGCTTGAGGACTTCTGTCACTATTTCAACATGTTGTCCCTCTGCTGCGAAAACCCGAACTTTCTGGATGGTGATGTGACCTGCCAGTGGAAATGCATGATTTATGATGGCAGCTGGGTAGCAGGAAGCACTTCAGGCGGCAACCTTTTTAGAA ATACCTTTTATAAAAACCCCCAGTATCGCATCCAGGTGTCTAATATCAACAAAACAGAGGTGGAGGACAAGAACGTCTTGATTTCTCTGATGCAAAAAGGACAGCATCAGAACCGCAAAAGTGCAAAAAACTACCCGATTGGAATGACTATCTTTAAG GTGCCACCAGGG ACCAAACAAGGACGTCTGCGTTCATACTTCTTCAGGTCCAACAGACCCATCAAGCAAGGCCAGCAGTACACATATGAGAGGGAACTGATTGAACAGCACAGTCTGCAGCCTGGGGAATATGTGATCATCCCCTCTACCTCTGAGTCCCACATGAGCACAGACTTCGTTCTCTCCGTCTACACCAAGGCTGATGCAAAGATCAT CCCACATGATGGacatgatgatgacgacgatgatgatgatcatgatcATGATCATGACAATGGAGAGGAGAACTTAGTCCTTCCTGAG ATACCAACTGATGGAAAACACATAGAGGAAGACAATCCCACACGTGCCCTGTTCAATCGCTACGCTGACCAG AATGGTGAGCTGAATGGTCGACAGCTGCAGAAGCTTCTGAATGACAACTTTCCTCATG GGACTTGGGAAGGCTTTGGTTTGGATACCTGCATGAGCATGATTACTGCAATGGAT AATGACAAGAGAATGCAGCTGATGAGCTTCAGTGAGTTCACCGATTTCTGGACTAAGATCAACAAATACAAG AAACTCTTCCGTGCCCACGATGTGAATGGAAATGGAACCCTTTCTGACCAAGAGCTTGACAGTGCACTCCGGGCAGAAG GTATTGACACAAACAACTCCTTGATCAACATGATAGTGTTCAGGTTCGCCTTCTTCTCATCCACTGACCTGCAGAGCTTCCTGACACTCATGTTACGCATGGAGAAAATCACAG CGATTTTCAAAAACAAGGCATCAAATGGAGTCATCACTTTGACCCAGGAGGAG tgGACAGTGATCTCCATGTACCTGTAG